One genomic segment of Clostridium saccharoperbutylacetonicum N1-4(HMT) includes these proteins:
- a CDS encoding hydrogenase maturation nickel metallochaperone HypA, with the protein MHELGVVIEVVKNVENFAKANEITKIDAVVLQIGELSSMIPRYIEACYPAAVDGTLLQDTKLKIEIMPANGICTSCNKVYNLIKSNWCCPYCGSKELEILGGREFIIKEIVAC; encoded by the coding sequence TTGCATGAGCTTGGAGTTGTTATAGAAGTCGTAAAAAATGTTGAAAATTTTGCTAAAGCAAATGAAATTACAAAAATAGATGCAGTAGTTCTTCAAATAGGTGAGCTTTCATCCATGATTCCTAGATATATTGAAGCATGTTATCCTGCAGCCGTAGATGGTACATTATTGCAAGATACAAAATTAAAAATTGAAATTATGCCAGCAAATGGTATTTGTACAAGTTGTAATAAAGTATATAATTTAATTAAAAGCAATTGGTGTTGCCCTTATTGTGGAAGCAAAGAATTAGAAATATTGGGTGGCAGAGAGTTTATAATTAAGGAAATTGTTGCTTGTTAA
- a CDS encoding FAD-dependent oxidoreductase, which translates to MINLDYTELTGEIITRESFNYEEERACWNRAIKKYPKVIINCSNNPDISNAIAWAKKNSLEIRIRSGRHHYEGYSTGDDVVVIDVNKMNNIEIDEKASLVKIQGGVSNREIYETLGKANYPFPGGGCPTVGVTGLVLGGGWGYSCRMLGLSADSLLQIELIDYKGELIIASENINEDLFWACRGSGGGNFGVVTSMTFKLPAKQNIATLIDIDYANINLDQIKSIFDLWIELFKDLDRRMNLKMAIYNSKINGKGVHITGVFYGSENEASSILSKFKSVLPYRVFDLKCTSILEINRIIQDSHPPYEKYKSSGRFVFNNYDSSMVKKIIKLVNERAEGSIYTAVSLYGLGGAVMDKDKEDTAFFYRDAKFIMGFQSVWEDDVHAKTNIDFVKNNISFIKSITTGAYINFPCGELENYEEEYYGENYKELRKIKIKYDPSNVFNFPQCIKTIL; encoded by the coding sequence ATGATAAATTTAGATTACACGGAATTAACTGGAGAAATAATAACTAGAGAAAGTTTTAATTATGAAGAGGAAAGAGCGTGCTGGAATAGAGCAATTAAAAAATATCCAAAGGTAATTATTAATTGCAGTAATAATCCTGATATAAGTAATGCAATAGCTTGGGCTAAAAAGAATTCTTTAGAAATCAGAATACGTTCAGGAAGACATCATTATGAAGGATATTCTACTGGGGATGATGTCGTAGTGATTGATGTAAACAAAATGAATAATATTGAAATAGATGAAAAAGCAAGCTTAGTTAAAATACAAGGTGGGGTTAGTAACCGAGAAATATACGAGACACTTGGGAAAGCTAACTATCCTTTTCCTGGAGGAGGCTGTCCAACTGTCGGCGTTACAGGCTTAGTCTTAGGCGGAGGATGGGGATATTCCTGCAGAATGCTTGGTTTATCAGCAGATAGTTTACTTCAAATTGAGCTTATAGATTACAAAGGAGAATTGATAATTGCCTCAGAAAATATAAATGAAGATTTATTTTGGGCTTGCAGAGGCTCTGGTGGTGGAAATTTTGGTGTTGTTACTAGTATGACTTTTAAATTGCCAGCAAAGCAAAATATAGCAACATTAATTGATATAGATTATGCAAATATTAACTTGGATCAAATAAAATCAATATTTGATTTATGGATAGAACTTTTTAAAGATTTGGATAGACGAATGAACTTGAAAATGGCAATATATAATTCGAAAATAAACGGAAAAGGCGTTCATATAACAGGGGTATTCTACGGCAGTGAAAATGAAGCTTCTAGCATTCTTTCAAAATTTAAAAGTGTATTACCTTATAGAGTATTTGATCTAAAATGTACTTCTATTTTAGAAATTAATAGGATAATTCAAGATAGCCATCCACCATATGAAAAATATAAATCCTCAGGTAGATTTGTATTTAATAATTACGATTCTAGTATGGTAAAGAAAATCATAAAACTTGTAAATGAAAGAGCTGAAGGATCAATTTACACAGCTGTTTCACTTTATGGATTAGGCGGAGCAGTGATGGACAAAGATAAAGAGGATACAGCTTTCTTTTATAGAGATGCAAAATTTATAATGGGTTTCCAATCAGTTTGGGAAGATGATGTACATGCTAAAACTAATATAGATTTTGTTAAAAATAATATTTCTTTTATTAAATCTATTACTACTGGGGCCTATATTAATTTTCCATGTGGCGAACTTGAAAATTATGAAGAAGAATATTATGGTGAGAATTATAAAGAACTGAGAAAAATAAAAATAAAGTATGATCCATCAAATGTCTTTAACTTTCCTCAATGTATTAAAACTATATTGTAA
- a CDS encoding alpha/beta-type small acid-soluble spore protein, translating to MSSNNSGRNRTLVPEAKQGLSRLKTEVASEVGLSDYENQDKGNLSSRQNGSVGGYMVKHMIESYEQGLK from the coding sequence ATGTCTTCAAACAATAGTGGAAGAAACAGAACATTAGTACCAGAAGCAAAGCAGGGATTAAGCAGATTAAAAACTGAGGTTGCTTCAGAAGTTGGTTTAAGTGACTATGAAAATCAAGATAAAGGTAACCTTTCTTCAAGACAAAATGGTAGCGTTGGCGGTTACATGGTAAAACACATGATCGAAAGCTACGAACAAGGCTTAAAGTAA
- a CDS encoding HD domain-containing protein, whose translation MEKDSLKKYYNWFNSYIKKFYGDDPVINQNIELKEKHTLNVANHAVSIAKSLNLTGEEINTAEIIGLFHDIGRFEQFRTYKTFRDYLSVNHAALGIKILVEYDVLKYLDKDRQKLIIKAINLHNEKDLPKDLNVDEALFCKLIRDADKLDIFRIITEYEEERRNNPNPALDNLPFTPGYNKELLQAILTNKKINNNSLKNYNDRKLYELNWITDLNYAFSVNYIKEKNILKILTDCLPKNDEIDEISKYLEKYIEGFLKEEKI comes from the coding sequence ATGGAAAAAGATTCACTTAAAAAATATTATAATTGGTTCAATTCTTACATAAAAAAATTTTATGGAGATGACCCAGTGATAAATCAAAATATAGAATTAAAGGAAAAACATACTTTAAATGTTGCTAACCATGCAGTAAGTATTGCTAAATCTCTCAATTTAACAGGAGAAGAAATTAATACTGCAGAAATCATAGGCTTATTTCATGATATAGGAAGATTTGAACAATTCAGAACTTATAAGACATTTAGAGATTATCTTTCAGTAAATCATGCAGCACTTGGTATAAAAATACTAGTGGAATATGATGTTCTAAAGTATTTAGATAAAGACCGACAAAAATTAATTATTAAAGCAATAAATCTACATAACGAAAAAGATCTACCAAAAGATTTAAATGTTGATGAAGCCTTGTTTTGTAAATTAATTAGAGATGCAGATAAGCTTGATATTTTTAGGATTATTACTGAATATGAAGAAGAAAGAAGAAATAATCCAAATCCAGCTTTAGATAATTTGCCTTTTACGCCAGGCTATAATAAAGAGTTACTTCAAGCTATACTTACAAATAAAAAAATCAATAACAATTCTTTAAAGAATTATAATGATAGAAAATTATACGAATTAAATTGGATAACAGATTTGAATTATGCTTTCTCAGTTAACTACATTAAAGAAAAGAATATATTAAAAATACTTACTGATTGCTTACCCAAAAATGATGAGATCGATGAAATTTCAAAATATTTAGAAAAATATATAGAAGGTTTTCTTAAGGAGGAAAAAATATGA
- a CDS encoding VOC family protein, which produces MINNISKITIYVQDQEQAKNFWVNKLKFIVKFEQQMGPNMKWIEVAPNETSQTTFVLYDKNMMKTQNPKVNIEHPSIILSTTNIEEAYTEMKNNSVTVGEMMTMPYGKMFSFKDCDNNDYLLREDK; this is translated from the coding sequence ATGATTAATAACATTAGCAAAATCACAATTTATGTACAAGATCAAGAGCAAGCTAAGAATTTTTGGGTCAATAAATTAAAGTTCATTGTAAAATTTGAACAACAAATGGGGCCAAATATGAAATGGATCGAAGTGGCTCCAAATGAAACCTCACAAACTACCTTTGTATTGTATGATAAAAATATGATGAAAACTCAAAATCCAAAAGTTAATATTGAACATCCATCTATTATTTTAAGTACAACTAATATAGAGGAAGCATATACAGAAATGAAAAATAACTCTGTAACTGTCGGTGAAATGATGACGATGCCTTATGGTAAAATGTTCTCTTTTAAAGATTGTGATAATAATGATTATTTGCTTAGAGAGGATAAATAG